GCGGCGGCTTCGCGCTTGCTGCGGTCCTGCTCGGTGAGGAAGTTCAGCGTGGCTTCGAGGTTCAGCTCTTCGCCGTCGATTTCAAACGTCAGCCCCGCGATGGTTTCGTCGAAGAGGCGGTTCCAGGCGGCAGCGCCGACGGTGGAGGTGTCGTGCAGGAAGTGTTCCAACTCGTCGGACAGCTGGTGCGGCTTCATCGCGCGCAGGCGGTCGAAGATCGGCTTGTAGCGGGCGAGTGCTTCGTTCCCGGCAAACATCGCCTGCAGCTTTTCATCCTCGATGCGGTTGATTTCCAGCGTGTAGAAGACGAGCGGTGTGGTGTAATCGGTGATCTTGTCCTGACAGTCGGCCATGAATTTGGCGCGGCCCGAATCCGTGGTGATCTGGTAGTAGCGCAGCCCCGCGAAGGACATGATGCGCCCGGCGATCAGATCGATCTTTTCGTAGGCTTCCACGCAGGCCAGCAGGCCATCGGCGTCCAAATCGGCCAGTTTGCCCTGATAGGTGGAAGCGAAATCGGCGCAGGCTTTCTCCAGCCAGGCCATGTCGCGCGTCAGCTCCGGCGCGTCCTCGGCCTTGTAGAGATCGCTCAGGTCCCATTCGGGCAGATCGCCGAACTTGCCCGCACCAGAGGCGGCGTTGGCGTCATATACGGGAGCGGGGAAAGCGAGCTTCATGCAAAACCTCATGTGTCTGTGTTGCCCCAAGACATAGGGCGCGGGAGCGGGAAGGTTCAAGGGAAGGCGGCGTGATTGCGGGCTCAGGCCTCGCTTTGTGCCGCGATTTGCCGATCCACTGCGATGACCCAGAGCGCGGCGGCGAGCGAGATCAGGATCGAGGCGAGCATCATCATCAGAAGGAGCGGCGCACTTGGGTGCGCGGCCACGGCGTGGCCCGTGGCCCACGTCATCACCGCGCCGCCGCCCACCATCAGCGCGCCCGACAGCCCCGAGGCACTGCCCGCCAGTTCGGGCCGCACAGAGAGCACACCGGCGCTGGCCGAGGGCAGGGTGAGCCCGTTGCCGAGCCCGACGAAGACGACGCTTGCCAGAAGCACCGGTACCGTCACGAACCCGGCGAGCATCACCGCAAGGCCAAGGGCCATGCCACCGAAGGAGAGCAGGCGGCCTGCGAGCATCATCGTGGTGAGGGGGATGCGTTTGCCCAGCCGCCCAGCGGCGAAGGAGCCGAAGAAGAAGCCCACCGTGGTGAAGCCGATCACCACGCCCTGCATGGCGGGGGAAAGGTCAAACACCACCGTGGCCACCAGCGGCGCGCCGCCGAGGAAGGCGTAAAAGGCCCCAACCGAGAAGCCGAGGCAGAGCGCGTAGCCCCAAAAGCGGCGGGAGCGCAGAAGCTCGGGGTAGCTCTGGAACTGTTCGCGCATCGGGCGGCCTTTGTAGGCGTTGGTTTCGCCCAGATCCGCCCAAGTGGCCCAGAGCATCACCGCGCCGAAGCCCGCGAAGATCCAGAAGTTGCCGCGCCAGCCGTAGAACTCGCCCACCACGCCGCCAAGGATTGGGCCGAGCATCGGCGCGATGGCCATGATCATGGAGATATAGCCCAGCTTGCTTGTGGCTTCCTGCGGGTCGAACATGTCGCGCACGATGGCGCGGGAGAGGGCCACGCCGGCAATGATGCTGCCTTGGGCTACGCGCCAGGCCAGAAAGGCGGTGATGCTTTCCGCCAGTGCCGCGCCGACGGAGGCCACGCAGAAGCCCGCAAGCGCGATCAGCATCACCGGGCGGCGGCCGAAGCGGTCCGACAGCGGGCCGGCGATGAGTTGCAGCAGGGCCGTGAGGGCGAGGTAGCCCGCCACCGAGAGGTTCACCAGCGCGTAGTCGGCCTGCAGGTCCGCCGCGATCTGGGGCAGGGTGGGCAGGAAGAGGTTCAGCGTCAGGATCGCCAGCGCCGTGAGGCCGATCAGTGTGGCCAGACGGGGGGGCGTGGTGGCGGGGGTGAACATGCGAAAGCCTTTCCGCCGCCCGCAGAAGTGCTCGCAGCGGCCCGGCCACGGCTAGCATGGGGCAGGGCGCAGGTGCAATCGGGATTGATGAAGCGGAGTGCGACCTTAGCTGTGGCTGGCGAAATGCGCGGCCGTCATGTCGAAGACGCGGTCGCGCAGGGCCGGGGCCTCCATCATGGCTTCGTGCTCGGCCCCGTCGACGATCTCAAGCGTGCCGCGCGGCCAACCCTTCTTGTAGAGCACGATCGCATCCTTGCTGACGATCCGCTCGTTGGTGCCAAGGAAGGTGAGTGTGGGCAGATCCGGGGCCTCCATCGCCATCAGGGCGCGGCATTCGGTGAGGGCCTCATCCAGCCAGCCCAGCGAGGGCCCGCCGAGCGCCAGCTCGGGGTGGGCGTCTGTTTGCCGTTTCATATAGGCAAACATCTCAGGATCCGTAGTGAGCATGTTGTCCTCGAACGGGGCCTGCTTCACGTAGGTTTCGCCGCCGGTGCCGGGCGCGCGGACATGGGGGAAGGAGAGCTTACGGCTGAGCCAGGAGAGCCCAAGCG
The sequence above is drawn from the Pseudoruegeria sp. SHC-113 genome and encodes:
- a CDS encoding multidrug effflux MFS transporter; this encodes MFTPATTPPRLATLIGLTALAILTLNLFLPTLPQIAADLQADYALVNLSVAGYLALTALLQLIAGPLSDRFGRRPVMLIALAGFCVASVGAALAESITAFLAWRVAQGSIIAGVALSRAIVRDMFDPQEATSKLGYISMIMAIAPMLGPILGGVVGEFYGWRGNFWIFAGFGAVMLWATWADLGETNAYKGRPMREQFQSYPELLRSRRFWGYALCLGFSVGAFYAFLGGAPLVATVVFDLSPAMQGVVIGFTTVGFFFGSFAAGRLGKRIPLTTMMLAGRLLSFGGMALGLAVMLAGFVTVPVLLASVVFVGLGNGLTLPSASAGVLSVRPELAGSASGLSGALMVGGGAVMTWATGHAVAAHPSAPLLLMMMLASILISLAAALWVIAVDRQIAAQSEA